One window of Terriglobales bacterium genomic DNA carries:
- the rpmG gene encoding 50S ribosomal protein L33, with protein sequence MREIITLQCSDCKNRNYSTTKNKKTTTGRLEYNKFCKFCRKHTSHKETK encoded by the coding sequence ATGAGAGAAATCATTACGTTGCAGTGCAGTGATTGCAAGAACCGTAACTACTCGACCACCAAGAACAAGAAGACGACCACCGGACGTCTCGAGTACAACAAGTTTTGCAAGTTCTGCCGCAAGCACACGTCGCATAAAGAGACCAAGTAG